A single Fusobacterium hominis DNA region contains:
- a CDS encoding replication initiator protein A, whose amino-acid sequence MEYITLADVDAKGYYPLPKNLFNNKNYQIKIKTKKKIKDEVKTIVTIKDKLNDTSKILYSILCDKLSDSVSNGWWDQDKRVYVKFSVSKLCQILNKSRDTVIKCKKELEESNLLKIVPGGLGKSDIFYLGKIKPRPSEDMELEYLDKTDTIFFNKPVDNIDQSKVTLQTSRKHPCKPVDNVDSNNYYNNYITTTSSSGEKFSFLNIKKYPLLDLGTINNIKKYKPDIQEKYFDNIYKAIECDFKSGKIKNFCGALFTAIKNNWALTPPEENKTQLDPKAARKKIRERCNYWVDFYCISKDKDDSLNRYRIDTEIYKETYPELVEEYEVKLEKALSKGV is encoded by the coding sequence ATGGAATATATTACATTGGCTGATGTGGATGCAAAAGGATATTATCCTCTTCCTAAAAACTTATTCAATAATAAAAACTATCAAATTAAAATTAAAACTAAGAAAAAAATTAAAGATGAAGTCAAAACAATTGTAACTATAAAAGATAAATTGAATGATACTTCAAAAATTCTCTACAGCATTTTGTGTGACAAATTAAGTGATTCAGTAAGTAACGGATGGTGGGATCAGGATAAAAGAGTGTATGTTAAGTTTTCAGTTTCTAAATTATGTCAGATTCTTAACAAAAGTAGAGACACTGTAATCAAATGTAAAAAAGAATTAGAAGAATCTAATCTCCTAAAAATTGTACCTGGTGGACTAGGAAAATCAGATATTTTTTATCTTGGTAAGATAAAACCTAGACCTTCTGAAGATATGGAGCTTGAGTATCTGGATAAAACAGATACAATTTTTTTTAACAAACCAGTCGATAATATCGACCAGTCGAAAGTTACCCTGCAAACCAGTCGAAAACATCCTTGTAAACCAGTCGACAATGTCGACTCTAATAACTACTATAACAACTATATAACAACTACTAGTAGTAGTGGTGAAAAATTTAGTTTTTTAAACATAAAAAAATATCCACTTCTAGATTTAGGAACTATAAACAACATTAAAAAATATAAACCTGATATACAAGAAAAATATTTTGATAACATTTACAAAGCTATAGAGTGTGATTTTAAATCTGGAAAAATTAAAAACTTCTGTGGAGCTTTATTTACAGCGATTAAAAACAATTGGGCACTTACACCACCAGAGGAGAATAAAACTCAATTGGATCCTAAAGCTGCTAGAAAAAAAATAAGAGAAAGATGTAACTACTGGGTTGATTTTTATTGTATCAGCAAGGATAAAGATGATTCTTTAAACAGGTACAGGATAGACACTGAAATCTATAAAGAAACTTATCCTGAACTTGTTGAAGAGTATGAGGTGAAACTAGAAAAGGCCTTATCAAAGGGGGTGTAA
- a CDS encoding helix-turn-helix domain-containing protein, protein MIEFKIHIRMAEHRLTQKEVSTYVGITPSVMGKYFHGTITRINPEHLDKFCKLFNCNTQDLIEYIPDEETATK, encoded by the coding sequence ATGATAGAATTTAAAATTCATATTAGAATGGCTGAACATAGACTAACTCAAAAAGAAGTTAGTACTTATGTTGGTATAACACCATCTGTAATGGGGAAATATTTTCATGGGACTATAACACGTATTAACCCAGAGCATTTGGATAAATTTTGTAAATTATTTAACTGTAATACTCAGGATTTAATAGAATATATTCCTGATGAAGAGACTGCCACAAAATAA
- a CDS encoding helix-turn-helix domain-containing protein encodes MFGEQLTEILEKYKIKNRKLALLTGITEGFISDIKRGRSVPRKDNLIAILDNLPLTKEEREHLYEEWEREVSPDTFVKKYDELSNKYRLLLNAAGGEEEGRTKIEIQRINEKYIEKIEAEKEKYKIYYELFMLLDEDERKFTIKQIISNIEFNLRTAGKYEENKEEIDFLKDCLKHEIEYEF; translated from the coding sequence ATGTTTGGTGAACAATTAACAGAAATATTAGAAAAATATAAAATAAAAAATAGAAAATTGGCACTTTTAACAGGCATAACAGAAGGTTTTATTTCTGACATTAAGAGAGGAAGAAGTGTACCTAGGAAAGATAACTTAATTGCAATTTTAGATAATCTTCCGCTTACTAAAGAAGAAAGAGAACATTTGTATGAAGAATGGGAAAGAGAAGTTTCTCCAGATACGTTTGTAAAAAAATATGATGAACTAAGTAATAAATACAGATTATTATTAAATGCCGCTGGTGGAGAGGAAGAAGGGAGAACAAAAATTGAAATTCAGAGGATCAATGAAAAATATATTGAAAAAATAGAAGCTGAAAAAGAAAAATATAAGATTTATTACGAATTATTTATGCTGCTAGATGAGGATGAGAGAAAATTTACAATAAAACAAATTATATCTAATATAGAATTTAATTTACGAACGGCTGGAAAATACGAAGAAAATAAAGAAGAAATAGATTTTTTAAAGGATTGTCTGAAGCATGAAATAGAATATGAATTCTAA
- a CDS encoding helix-turn-helix domain-containing protein: MKKDIKLIDTGIVRSNIEKKILTKTTKKELAKKIGITPQTLNTILENMSKKKNCTVASINKIAIAGKISCEELLTE; the protein is encoded by the coding sequence ATGAAAAAAGATATAAAACTTATTGATACTGGGATAGTCAGATCTAATATTGAGAAAAAAATATTGACTAAAACGACAAAAAAAGAACTAGCTAAAAAGATAGGAATAACACCTCAGACTCTAAATACAATTTTAGAAAATATGAGTAAGAAAAAGAATTGTACAGTTGCATCTATAAATAAAATTGCTATTGCTGGAAAAATAAGTTGTGAAGAGCTCTTAACAGAATAA
- a CDS encoding DNA modification methylase, whose amino-acid sequence MQVIELDIKSIQIDDSNPKKASRDQIDLYKKILNRFGMVVPIVITSTNKVLFDNAKYKAAVELGFTKARVVQIDDLTDDELRTLRLAELNAQSKGEWDFELLFQELKKLDEESLLLTGFNLAEIENELELAENPDDIEEIEIPEVREDYFSQPGDIYLLGKHRLMCGDSTNPDDVKKLMNGVKADLMITDPPYNIDYSGSDGQKIKNDNMSSDKFFEFLLAFYKNAFENMRIGAAYYIFHADSETISFRKALEDAGFKFSQCLIWVKNGFNLSRQDYNWRHEPCLYGWKQGTAHFYIQDYTQDTVLENQENLKKKSKQELVNMVLDLQSKLEEKSTILRENKPLKNDIHPTMKPLKLLGRLMANSSKPEWNVLDLFGGSGSTLITAEQLGRQSFLMEFDPKYTDVIVRRFASINQNIELIRGDNKYTWKEIKNNFEDVICE is encoded by the coding sequence ATGCAAGTAATAGAATTAGATATAAAGAGTATCCAGATAGATGATAGTAATCCTAAAAAAGCAAGTAGAGATCAAATAGATTTGTACAAGAAAATATTAAATAGATTTGGAATGGTAGTCCCAATAGTAATAACTAGCACAAATAAAGTTTTATTTGATAATGCAAAATATAAAGCAGCAGTTGAATTAGGATTTACAAAAGCAAGAGTTGTACAAATAGATGATTTAACAGATGATGAACTTAGAACTTTAAGACTAGCAGAACTTAATGCACAAAGTAAAGGAGAATGGGATTTTGAATTACTCTTCCAGGAATTGAAAAAGCTAGATGAAGAGTCATTGCTTTTAACTGGTTTTAATTTAGCAGAAATTGAAAATGAACTAGAACTAGCAGAAAACCCAGATGATATTGAAGAGATAGAGATACCAGAAGTTAGAGAAGACTATTTTTCACAACCTGGAGATATTTATTTACTTGGAAAACACAGATTAATGTGTGGTGATTCTACAAATCCGGATGATGTAAAAAAACTAATGAATGGAGTTAAAGCTGATCTCATGATAACTGACCCTCCATATAATATTGATTATTCTGGAAGTGATGGGCAGAAAATAAAAAATGATAATATGAGTTCTGATAAATTCTTTGAATTTCTATTAGCATTTTATAAAAATGCATTTGAAAACATGAGAATTGGAGCTGCTTATTATATATTTCATGCTGACAGTGAAACCATCTCATTTCGGAAAGCACTAGAGGATGCAGGATTTAAGTTTTCTCAGTGCTTAATATGGGTAAAGAATGGATTCAACCTTTCACGTCAAGACTACAATTGGAGGCACGAACCATGCTTGTACGGTTGGAAACAAGGAACAGCACATTTTTATATTCAGGATTACACCCAGGATACAGTATTAGAAAATCAAGAAAACCTAAAGAAAAAATCAAAGCAAGAATTAGTAAATATGGTGTTAGATCTCCAAAGCAAGCTGGAAGAAAAAAGCACTATATTAAGAGAGAATAAACCACTTAAAAATGATATACATCCCACAATGAAGCCATTAAAATTGCTAGGAAGACTAATGGCCAATTCAAGTAAGCCAGAATGGAATGTACTAGATTTATTTGGTGGCTCAGGCTCTACCCTCATTACTGCAGAACAGTTAGGGAGACAATCATTTTTAATGGAGTTTGACCCAAAATACACAGATGTAATTGTGAGAAGATTTGCAAGTATAAATCAAAACATTGAATTAATAAGAGGCGACAATAAGTATACTTGGAAAGAAATTAAAAATAATTTTGAGGATGTAATTTGTGAGTAA
- a CDS encoding helix-turn-helix domain-containing protein produces MYIQLESIKFGKTKKEKYKEISKRLKVPVNTIISWIRRYLEDYRTYLKELEIKINAQICDFEGLTEKQTKYVIARLYGKNTEEAKQEAGYSENTKAADIEKHPAVATKLHLLRQKLFLDSKLGAERLANELLEISKKGEQGIEIVETTYEDENSQKFGHRTFKAVKKRREYNLSAARAAIDSIRAMLGYDWAEEQRVIALLTKKTEDDNQDDVVVSDEDFK; encoded by the coding sequence TTGTACATACAATTAGAAAGTATAAAGTTTGGGAAAACTAAAAAAGAAAAATATAAAGAAATATCAAAAAGATTGAAAGTTCCAGTTAATACAATAATCTCCTGGATAAGACGCTATCTTGAAGATTATAGAACTTATTTAAAGGAACTTGAAATAAAAATAAATGCACAAATATGCGATTTTGAGGGGTTGACAGAAAAACAAACCAAATATGTAATCGCTAGATTGTACGGTAAAAATACAGAGGAAGCAAAGCAGGAAGCAGGATATAGTGAAAACACAAAAGCTGCTGATATAGAAAAGCATCCAGCGGTTGCCACGAAGTTACATTTACTTAGACAAAAGCTATTTTTAGATTCAAAGCTAGGAGCTGAAAGGCTAGCAAATGAACTATTGGAAATTTCTAAAAAGGGAGAACAAGGAATAGAAATAGTTGAAACTACTTACGAAGATGAGAATAGTCAGAAGTTCGGACACAGAACTTTTAAAGCTGTAAAGAAAAGAAGGGAATACAATCTATCAGCTGCAAGAGCTGCTATCGATTCAATTCGTGCAATGCTTGGATATGATTGGGCAGAAGAACAGAGAGTGATAGCACTTCTTACTAAGAAAACAGAAGATGACAATCAAGATGATGTTGTTGTATCTGATGAAGACTTCAAATAA
- a CDS encoding phage terminase large subunit family protein: MSKKTIDKKTIELFKRCLVILLPPEDLTVREWADKYRVLSTESSKEPGKFETARTPYMVEIYERVTENQVRQMTLMMAAQLAKSEFIINIFGRYVHLDPCPMLLVQPTDDMAAAFSKERLDPAIRESKILTKLIKEFKGVRKGGDTVLHKVFKGGFIASVGTNSPSKLAARPIRLAFMDEVDRYAKSSGDEGSPISLVKKRLTTFSDVSKCIITGTPTIKGISEVEEEYKNSSQAEWNLACPHCKALQPLKFSNLKWKEDDPQSVVMKCEKCGKTATEKEWKRNNQGTGVWIHKYPLEKGHLGYHLSALASVFRTWSDIVKEFLEVKGDKQKLKAFINTVLAETWEDELTAKIDYEKLYKRRIKYKADLPADVVLLTVGIDVQNDWLAIEVVGWAPNATYGIEYKVINGNLEEQLIWDELDTYLSKEFYFEGNVHSLGIFGGCIDTGGNHTQRVYDFVSTHQHKRIIGIKGQGGDFVPVNNGFRETKGKGRTSRIQLLSVGVNALKDITYGSLKINDKNVKGYMYYPSNYGRGYDKEYFMSLTAEVKSYKNKKVEWIKIRDRNEALDCRNYATVLHYVFNIDLLELAKLSKEQLRELSIRGKLKSR; this comes from the coding sequence ATGTCAAAGAAAACAATTGATAAAAAAACAATTGAATTATTCAAAAGATGTCTAGTAATTTTATTACCTCCAGAAGATCTTACAGTTAGAGAATGGGCAGATAAGTATAGAGTTTTATCTACAGAATCAAGTAAAGAGCCAGGAAAGTTTGAAACTGCAAGAACACCTTATATGGTAGAAATCTATGAGAGAGTAACAGAAAACCAAGTTAGACAAATGACATTAATGATGGCTGCACAATTGGCAAAATCAGAATTTATAATAAATATCTTTGGAAGGTATGTTCACCTGGATCCTTGTCCAATGCTGCTAGTTCAGCCAACGGATGATATGGCCGCTGCATTTTCAAAAGAAAGACTGGACCCAGCAATCAGAGAAAGTAAAATTTTGACAAAGTTGATTAAAGAATTTAAAGGAGTTAGGAAAGGTGGAGATACAGTACTTCATAAAGTTTTTAAAGGTGGATTTATAGCATCAGTGGGAACTAATTCTCCAAGTAAACTTGCTGCAAGACCTATTCGGCTTGCGTTCATGGATGAGGTTGACAGATATGCAAAAAGTTCCGGGGATGAAGGGAGTCCAATATCACTAGTAAAAAAGAGATTAACAACATTTTCAGATGTTAGCAAATGCATTATCACTGGAACACCCACAATAAAGGGAATATCTGAGGTTGAAGAAGAATATAAAAACAGCTCACAGGCTGAATGGAATTTAGCTTGTCCACATTGTAAAGCTTTACAACCTTTAAAATTTTCTAACTTAAAATGGAAAGAAGATGATCCACAATCTGTTGTAATGAAATGTGAAAAATGTGGAAAAACAGCTACAGAAAAGGAATGGAAAAGGAATAATCAAGGTACTGGAGTTTGGATACATAAATATCCTTTAGAAAAAGGACACCTAGGGTATCACCTGAGTGCTTTAGCTTCAGTATTCAGAACTTGGTCAGATATAGTAAAAGAATTTTTAGAAGTAAAGGGAGATAAGCAAAAATTAAAAGCTTTCATAAACACAGTTTTAGCTGAAACATGGGAAGATGAGTTAACAGCTAAAATTGATTATGAAAAATTATATAAACGTAGAATTAAATATAAAGCAGATCTTCCAGCAGATGTTGTATTACTGACTGTAGGAATTGACGTTCAAAATGATTGGTTAGCAATTGAAGTCGTTGGATGGGCTCCAAATGCAACCTATGGAATTGAATATAAAGTAATAAATGGTAATTTAGAAGAACAGCTAATCTGGGATGAACTAGATACTTATTTATCAAAAGAATTTTACTTTGAAGGGAATGTTCATAGCTTAGGAATTTTTGGTGGATGTATAGACACTGGAGGTAACCACACACAACGTGTCTATGATTTTGTAAGTACTCATCAACACAAAAGAATAATAGGTATAAAGGGTCAAGGTGGCGATTTTGTACCGGTTAACAACGGATTTAGAGAGACAAAAGGAAAAGGAAGAACAAGTAGAATTCAATTATTATCAGTTGGAGTCAATGCTTTGAAAGACATAACTTACGGATCATTAAAAATCAATGATAAGAATGTCAAAGGATATATGTATTATCCGAGTAACTATGGCCGTGGCTATGATAAAGAGTATTTCATGTCGTTAACTGCAGAAGTAAAATCTTACAAAAATAAAAAAGTTGAATGGATAAAGATAAGAGATAGAAACGAGGCTTTAGACTGTAGAAACTATGCAACTGTATTACATTATGTATTTAATATTGATTTACTTGAACTAGCAAAATTAAGTAAAGAACAATTAAGAGAATTAAGCATAAGAGGAAAATTAAAAAGCAGGTGA
- a CDS encoding DUF6148 family protein, with translation MTLREIEEKIEDLEYLQEQIILEGYGYYQGKKYDNLEKIQELEEFYKKKRTQLLSRSMTVEDCNRMIAFCIEAEEAVLAGQEYEYEGRTLTRANLREIQELKGYYQREKIRLENNIKPGIRIYRLYGMNE, from the coding sequence TTGACGCTAAGAGAAATCGAAGAAAAAATTGAAGATTTAGAATATTTACAAGAGCAAATAATCCTTGAAGGTTATGGGTATTATCAAGGTAAAAAATATGATAATCTTGAAAAAATTCAGGAATTAGAAGAATTTTACAAGAAAAAAAGAACGCAGCTCTTATCAAGGAGCATGACTGTTGAGGATTGTAATCGAATGATTGCATTTTGTATTGAAGCTGAGGAAGCGGTATTGGCAGGTCAAGAATATGAATACGAGGGTAGGACACTAACAAGAGCAAATCTAAGAGAGATCCAGGAATTGAAAGGATACTATCAAAGAGAAAAAATAAGACTTGAAAATAATATAAAACCTGGAATCCGTATCTACAGACTGTATGGAATGAATGAGTAA
- a CDS encoding phage portal protein: MSILEKIAPSLALKRLKVLNAVETEKRKYKNNKKMNEFLNYAHHGASTRKNAFRGMDDNLYSADEDIGENKNILMARSRQLYMGNSIGVGAIRKMRTNIVGKGIRLKSKINKVGLNLTDEQAYKIQDEIQTIWELWADSKECDITRQNNFYQLQSLLVLTQLIDGECFVLLPYRQKPKDIFELKIQLIDSARCQQPSKVPPEKNIKNGVEINKDGEPIAYYFVNSLDDLDAKKFDVYGKNGRRNILIIMEKERIGQRRGVPLLAPVIEMLSQITKYTNSELTNAVVSAMFTVFITRDRDTDPQSSLIPLEEQNEDDKNYQLGNGTVVELEPGQKIEAANTQRANSNFESFLFQMSKLVGTALEIPVEVLLAHFSASYSASRAALEEAYKTYKMRREWLISDFCQPVFEEFLDEAVAKGYLKLPGYDNPLKRKYYQGAEWYGEAQTQLDPLKEVKAAQIRILSGISTIAREARSITGTDWKDNIEQLKSEMALLGVDMNDWYKEKIK, translated from the coding sequence ATGAGTATTCTTGAAAAGATAGCTCCTTCCTTAGCATTGAAAAGATTAAAGGTACTGAATGCTGTTGAAACTGAGAAAAGAAAATACAAGAATAACAAAAAAATGAATGAGTTTCTAAACTATGCACATCATGGAGCATCTACTCGAAAAAATGCATTTAGAGGAATGGATGATAATCTTTATTCAGCTGATGAGGATATAGGAGAAAATAAAAATATCTTAATGGCAAGATCAAGACAATTGTACATGGGAAACTCCATAGGAGTTGGAGCAATACGGAAGATGCGGACTAATATAGTCGGTAAAGGAATAAGACTTAAATCAAAAATTAATAAAGTAGGACTAAATCTTACTGATGAACAGGCATATAAAATTCAAGATGAGATTCAGACAATATGGGAGTTATGGGCAGACAGTAAAGAATGTGACATAACTAGGCAAAATAATTTCTATCAATTGCAGTCATTACTTGTACTTACACAACTGATTGATGGAGAATGTTTTGTCCTACTTCCTTATAGGCAAAAGCCAAAAGATATTTTTGAATTAAAAATACAATTGATTGATAGTGCAAGGTGTCAGCAACCATCTAAGGTACCACCGGAAAAAAATATAAAAAACGGAGTGGAAATTAATAAAGATGGAGAGCCAATAGCCTACTACTTTGTAAATTCACTTGATGACTTAGACGCTAAGAAATTTGATGTATACGGAAAAAATGGAAGAAGAAACATATTAATTATCATGGAAAAAGAAAGAATAGGGCAAAGGAGAGGAGTTCCTTTACTAGCTCCAGTAATAGAAATGCTTTCTCAGATAACAAAATACACAAATTCAGAATTAACCAATGCTGTTGTAAGTGCAATGTTTACAGTTTTTATAACTAGGGATAGAGATACTGATCCACAAAGTAGTTTAATACCTCTTGAAGAACAGAATGAAGATGATAAAAATTATCAATTGGGTAATGGTACTGTAGTTGAACTGGAGCCAGGACAAAAAATAGAAGCAGCAAATACACAAAGAGCTAATAGTAATTTTGAAAGTTTTCTATTTCAGATGTCAAAATTAGTAGGAACAGCTTTAGAGATACCAGTAGAAGTCCTATTAGCACATTTCTCTGCTAGTTATTCAGCTAGTAGAGCAGCACTTGAAGAGGCATATAAAACATATAAAATGCGGAGAGAATGGCTTATATCAGACTTTTGTCAGCCTGTATTTGAAGAGTTCCTAGATGAAGCAGTAGCAAAGGGATATTTGAAACTACCAGGATATGATAATCCTTTAAAAAGAAAATATTACCAAGGTGCAGAATGGTATGGAGAAGCACAGACACAACTGGATCCATTGAAAGAGGTCAAAGCAGCTCAAATAAGAATACTTTCTGGAATTAGTACTATTGCTAGAGAAGCAAGATCTATTACAGGAACAGATTGGAAGGACAATATAGAGCAATTAAAATCAGAAATGGCATTGTTAGGAGTTGATATGAATGATTGGTATAAAGAGAAAATCAAATAG
- a CDS encoding head maturation protease, ClpP-related, with amino-acid sequence MIGIKRKSNSVELRVYGFIGDGWFADVNADRMANILDAVENVEEINVRIHSPGGSVAAGIAIYNALKNHKAKKRIYIEGECCSIATVVAMAGDEIVMSPSASFMIHNPFTQYIEGGADELRAKADILDTLKKGIIAAYKTKSNLTEEEISDLMNKTTYFTPQEALEKGFITAIEDTEKNSFGRGSYSFEEIPNGYFNFNKKINKKEDKNMKKEISEITLEELKTENNELFNAVFNSGKENERKRIQDFENYVNRIPGAAALVKKYQFEEPKYVNEVVGELLDFVISNPEQSVKKNSQETLEEAFNKKKEDAEDLNKAGGDITDEEVKAAKLKDDMSDIINMANGGAF; translated from the coding sequence ATGATTGGTATAAAGAGAAAATCAAATAGTGTAGAATTACGTGTTTACGGCTTTATAGGTGATGGTTGGTTTGCAGATGTAAATGCGGACAGAATGGCAAATATATTAGATGCAGTGGAAAATGTAGAAGAAATAAATGTAAGAATACATTCCCCAGGAGGAAGTGTAGCAGCTGGTATTGCAATTTATAATGCTTTAAAAAATCACAAAGCAAAAAAGAGAATATACATTGAGGGAGAATGCTGTTCGATTGCAACAGTTGTCGCAATGGCAGGAGATGAAATTGTAATGTCTCCTTCAGCAAGCTTTATGATACATAATCCATTTACACAGTATATCGAGGGTGGAGCTGATGAACTAAGAGCAAAAGCTGACATCTTAGATACTTTGAAAAAAGGAATTATAGCAGCATATAAAACTAAATCAAATTTAACCGAAGAAGAGATATCTGATTTGATGAATAAAACAACATATTTTACTCCACAGGAAGCTCTTGAAAAAGGTTTTATTACTGCAATAGAAGACACAGAAAAAAATAGTTTCGGTCGAGGTAGCTATAGTTTTGAAGAGATACCAAATGGGTATTTTAACTTTAATAAAAAAATCAATAAAAAGGAGGATAAAAACATGAAAAAAGAAATTAGTGAAATCACACTAGAAGAATTGAAAACAGAAAACAACGAGTTATTTAATGCTGTTTTTAATTCTGGAAAAGAAAATGAAAGAAAGAGAATCCAGGATTTTGAAAACTATGTAAATAGAATTCCTGGAGCAGCTGCACTGGTAAAAAAATACCAATTTGAAGAGCCAAAGTATGTAAATGAAGTAGTAGGGGAATTGCTTGATTTTGTAATCTCTAATCCTGAGCAATCTGTAAAGAAAAATTCTCAAGAAACACTAGAAGAAGCATTTAATAAGAAAAAAGAAGATGCCGAGGATCTAAACAAAGCAGGTGGAGACATCACTGATGAAGAAGTAAAGGCAGCAAAGCTAAAAGATGACATGTCAGATATTATTAATATGGCAAATGGAGGTGCATTTTAA
- a CDS encoding major capsid protein → MERNMFTLVNLTKIYKQIKKPQISIWDKLIAKEVTKNTTKFEVQTKSAGRLRAPLVSAREKGVFIEKEAFEVTMYQPGLIKLYTINTAESLLEQHFGQTIYAENQDNIAKKELAESMIELRDISTRTKIWMLLTLLTTGVCPTGDGTAGVKYDKDFKQIALTSNDTFKNPQFDIVKWVEDRQNEIFKSTGIVIDSLVMAPDVVSYFLANEKVKEDQKNVNVNLIQLNQNVQRLDNGMKLVGFIPSLNITVYSYIDWAKEPGEKEETQLLPEKTIVGFKANSFTVYYGALALRPKQGENAQLFVEKEIIRPFYPEASEDNEIQYFSAPLIMPEDAKGYFAAKVLE, encoded by the coding sequence ATGGAAAGAAATATGTTTACATTAGTAAACTTGACTAAAATTTACAAACAAATTAAAAAGCCACAAATCAGTATCTGGGACAAGTTAATAGCTAAAGAAGTAACTAAAAACACAACTAAATTTGAAGTTCAAACCAAATCAGCTGGAAGATTAAGAGCTCCACTTGTATCAGCAAGAGAAAAAGGTGTTTTTATAGAAAAAGAGGCTTTTGAAGTAACAATGTATCAACCAGGATTAATAAAATTATATACAATTAATACTGCTGAATCTCTATTAGAACAACATTTTGGACAGACAATATACGCTGAAAATCAAGATAATATAGCAAAAAAAGAGCTAGCAGAAAGCATGATTGAACTAAGAGATATTTCAACTAGAACTAAGATTTGGATGTTATTAACACTTCTAACTACTGGAGTTTGTCCAACTGGAGATGGTACTGCTGGAGTTAAATATGACAAGGATTTTAAACAAATAGCTTTAACTTCAAATGATACATTCAAAAATCCTCAATTTGACATAGTTAAATGGGTTGAAGATCGTCAAAATGAAATTTTTAAATCAACAGGTATAGTTATAGATTCACTTGTAATGGCTCCTGATGTTGTTTCTTATTTCTTAGCTAATGAAAAAGTTAAAGAAGATCAAAAGAACGTAAATGTAAATCTAATTCAATTAAACCAAAATGTCCAAAGATTAGATAATGGAATGAAGTTAGTAGGATTTATCCCAAGTTTAAATATTACTGTATACAGCTACATTGACTGGGCTAAGGAGCCAGGAGAAAAAGAAGAGACACAATTACTTCCTGAAAAGACAATCGTTGGATTTAAAGCTAATAGTTTTACAGTATATTATGGAGCATTAGCATTAAGACCAAAACAGGGTGAAAATGCTCAACTATTTGTTGAAAAAGAAATAATAAGACCGTTCTATCCTGAGGCATCAGAAGACAATGAAATACAATATTTCTCTGCACCATTAATTATGCCAGAAGATGCCAAAGGATACTTTGCAGCTAAAGTTTTAGAATAG